In Cynocephalus volans isolate mCynVol1 chromosome 3, mCynVol1.pri, whole genome shotgun sequence, one DNA window encodes the following:
- the PLA2G4B gene encoding cytosolic phospholipase A2 beta isoform X1: MKRPWRRCPGSHWTPWLQTWPGTPVTVRLRPFIVRCRLERCSTCRPCGSTTSDNPMAALLAKVPGTCLLTVCVRQAHGLPSKDLVTPSDCYVTLWLPTASSHKIQTCTVKNSRSPIWNQSFHFRIHSQIKNIMELKVFDQDLLTKDDPVLSVLFDAGTLRAGEFRRESFSLSPQGKERLEVEFRLQSLTGCAEQLISNGILVARELSCLHVQLEETEDHKESERRVQLVVPGSYEGLQEASVGTRTFCFHCPSCWEQELGLHLQDAPQEQLKVPLRALPSGQLMRLVFPMSQEPLMRVKLKKEGLRELAVRLGCGTCAEEQAFLSKRKQVVAAALKQALQLDGDLHEDEIPVVAVMATGGGIRAMTSLYGQLAGLRELGLLDCISYITGASGSTWALANLYEDPEWSQKDLAGPTELLKMEVTKSKLGVLAPSQLQRYRQELAERARLGYPTCFTNLWALINEALLHDEPHDHKLSDQREALSRGQNPLPIYSALNTKGQSLTTFEFAEWCEFSPYEVGFPKYGAFVPSELFGSEFFMGRLMKRLPESRICFLEGIWSNLYAANLQDSLYWASEPSQFWDRWAQNQASLDKEQVPLLKVEEPPATADKIAELFTDLLTRRPLAQATHNFLRGLHFHKDYFQHPHFSIWKATTLDGLPNQLTPMEPHLCLLDVGYLINTSCMPLLQPTRDVDLILSLDYNLHGAFQQLQLLSRFCQEQGIPFPPILPSPEEQCQPRECHAFSDPARPEAPVVLHFPLVNDSFREHSAPGVRRTPEEVAAGEVNLSSSDSPYHYTKVTYSQEAVDKLLCLTHYNICNSREQLLEALRLAVRRRRQRRPE, encoded by the exons ATGAAGAGGCCATGGAGAAG GTGCCCTGGATCCCACTGGACCCCTTGGCTCCAGACCTGGCCCGGTACCCCAGTTACAGTCAGGCTCAGGCCCTTCATTGTACGGTGCAGGCTGGAGAGATGCTCTACCTGCCGGCCCTGTGGTTCCACCACGTCCGACAATCCCATGGCTGCATTGCTG GCAAAGGTGCCTGGGACCTGTCTGCTCACCGTGTGTGTCCGGCAGGCCCATGGCCTGCCCTCCAAGGACCTAG TGACCCCCTCTGACTGCTATGTGACTCTGTGGCTGCCCACGGCCTCCAGCCACAAGATTCAGACATGCACAGTCAAGAACAGCAGAAGCCCCATCTGGAATCAGAGCTTTCACTTCCGAATCCACAGCCAGATTAAG AACATCATGGAACTGAAAGTCTTTGACCAGGACCTGTTGACCAAAGACGACCCCGTGTTATCAGTGCTGTTTGATGCAGGGACCCTGCGGGCTGGGGAGTTCCGGCGCGAGAGTTTCTCGTTGAGCCCTCAG ggtAAGGAGCGGCTAGAAGTTGAATTTCGGCTGCAGAGTCT GACAGGCTGTGCCGAGCAGCTCATCAGCAATGGCATCCTGGTG GCCCGGGAACTCTCCTGCTTGCACGTTCAACTGGAGGAGACAGAGGACCACAAGG AGTCAGAGCGCAGAGTTCAGCTTGTGGTTCCTGGATCCTATGAGGGTCTGCAGGAGGCCTCTGTGGGCACCAGAACTTTCTGCTTCCATTGCCCATCCTGCTGGGAGCAAGAGCTGGGTCTTCATCTGCAG gATGCCCCCCAGGAGCAACTGAAGGTGCCACTGAGGGCCCTGCCCTCTGGCCAACTGATGAGGCTTGTCTTCCCTATGTCCCAG GAGCCCCTGATGAGAGTGAAGCTGAAAAAAGAAGG ACTAAGGGAGCTAGCCGTGCGGCTGGGCTGTGGGACCTGTGCGGAAGAGCAGGCCTTCTTGAGCAAGAGGAAGCAGGTGGTGGCCGCAGCCCTGAAGCAAGCCCTGCAGCTGGATGGAGACCTGCATGAGGATGAG ATCCCAGTGGTAGCGGTTATGGCCACTGGTGGTGGGATACGGGCAATGACTTCCTTGTATGGTCAGCTGGCTGGCCTGAGGGAGTTGGGCCTCTTGGATTGCATCTCCTACATCACAGGGGCCTCAGGTTCTACCTG GGCCTTGGCCAACCTCTATGAGGATCCAGAGTGGTCTCAGAAGGATCTAGCAGGACCCACGGAGTTGCTGAAGATGGAGGTGACCAAGAGCAAGCTGGGTGTGCTGGCCCCCAGCCAGCTGCAGCGGTACCGGCAGGAGCTGGCTGAGCGTGCCCGCCTGGGCTACCCGACCTGCTTCACCAATCTGTGGGCCCTCATCAATGAGGCACTGCTGCATGATGAG CCCCATGACCACAAGCTCTCAGATCAGCGGGAGGCCCTGAGTCGTGGCCAGAACCCTCTGCCCATCTACTCTGCCCTCAACACCAAGGGGCAGAGCCTGACCACCTTTGAATTTGCAG AGTGGTGCGAGTTCTCCCCCTATGAGGTCGGCTTCCCCAAGTATGGGGCCTTTGTTCCCTCTGAGCTCTTTGGCTCTGAGTTCTTCATGGGACGGCTGATGAAGAGGCTTCCTGAGTCCCGCATCTGCTTCTTGGAAG GTATCTGGAGCAACCTGTATGCAGCCAACCTCCAGGACAGCTTATACTGGGCCTCAGAGCCTAGCCAATTCTGGGACCGCTGGGCCCAGAATCAGGCCAGCCTGG ACAAGGAACAAGTCCCTCTTCTGAAGGTAGAAGAGCCACCTGCAACAGCCGACAAGATAGCTGAGCTTTTCACTGACCTTCTGACGAGGCGCCCACTTGCCCAGGCCACACACAATTTCCTGCGTGGCCTACATTTCCACAAAGACTATTTCCAGCATCCTCATTTCTCCATCTGGAAAG CCACCACATTGGATGGGCTCCCCAACCAGCTGACCCCTATGGAGCCCCACCTTTGCCTGCTGGATGTTGGCTACCTCATCAACACCAGCTGCATGCCCCTCCTGCAGCCCACCCGGGATGTGGACCTCATCTTGTCGCTGGACTACAACCTCCATGGAGCCTTTCag cagctgcagctcCTCAGTCGGTTCTGCCAGGAGCAGGGGATCCCATTCCCGCCCATCTTGCCCAGCCCAGAAGAGCAATGCCAGCCTCGGGAGTGCCACGCCTTCTCTGACCCTGCCCGCCCTGAAGCCCCTGTGGTGCTGCACTTCCCTCTGGTCAATGACTCCTTCCGGGAGCACTCGGCCCCTG GGGTCCGGCGGACACCTGAGGAGGTGGCGGCTGGGGAGGTGAACCTGTCTTCATCTGACTCCCCCTACCACTACACGAAGGTGACCTACAGCCAAGAGGCTGTGGACAAGTTGCTGTGCCTGACACATTACAATATCTGCAACAGCCGGGAGCAGCTGCTGGAGGCCCTGCGCCTGGCTGTGCGGCGGAGGCGGCAGCGCAGGCCTGAGTGA
- the PLA2G4B gene encoding cytosolic phospholipase A2 beta isoform X2, giving the protein MKRPWRRCPGSHWTPWLQTWPGTPVTVRLRPFIVRCRLERCSTCRPCGSTTSDNPMAALLAKVPGTCLLTVCVRQAHGLPSKDLVTPSDCYVTLWLPTASSHKIQTCTVKNSRSPIWNQSFHFRIHSQIKNIMELKVFDQDLLTKDDPVLSVLFDAGTLRAGEFRRESFSLSPQGKERLEVEFRLQSLTGCAEQLISNGILVARELSCLHVQLEETEDHKESERRVQLVVPGSYEGLQEASVGTRTFCFHCPSCWEQELGLHLQDAPQEQLKVPLRALPSGQLMRLVFPMSQEPLMRVKLKKEGLRELAVRLGCGTCAEEQAFLSKRKQVVAAALKQALQLDGDLHEDEIPVVAVMATGGGIRAMTSLYGQLAGLRELGLLDCISYITGASGSTWALANLYEDPEWSQKDLAGPTELLKMEVTKSKLGVLAPSQLQRYRQELAERARLGYPTCFTNLWALINEALLHDEPHDHKLSDQREALSRGQNPLPIYSALNTKGQSLTTFEFAEWCEFSPYEVGFPKYGAFVPSELFGSEFFMGRLMKRLPESRICFLEGIWSNLYAANLQDSLYWASEPSQFWDRWAQNQASLEEPPATADKIAELFTDLLTRRPLAQATHNFLRGLHFHKDYFQHPHFSIWKATTLDGLPNQLTPMEPHLCLLDVGYLINTSCMPLLQPTRDVDLILSLDYNLHGAFQQLQLLSRFCQEQGIPFPPILPSPEEQCQPRECHAFSDPARPEAPVVLHFPLVNDSFREHSAPGVRRTPEEVAAGEVNLSSSDSPYHYTKVTYSQEAVDKLLCLTHYNICNSREQLLEALRLAVRRRRQRRPE; this is encoded by the exons ATGAAGAGGCCATGGAGAAG GTGCCCTGGATCCCACTGGACCCCTTGGCTCCAGACCTGGCCCGGTACCCCAGTTACAGTCAGGCTCAGGCCCTTCATTGTACGGTGCAGGCTGGAGAGATGCTCTACCTGCCGGCCCTGTGGTTCCACCACGTCCGACAATCCCATGGCTGCATTGCTG GCAAAGGTGCCTGGGACCTGTCTGCTCACCGTGTGTGTCCGGCAGGCCCATGGCCTGCCCTCCAAGGACCTAG TGACCCCCTCTGACTGCTATGTGACTCTGTGGCTGCCCACGGCCTCCAGCCACAAGATTCAGACATGCACAGTCAAGAACAGCAGAAGCCCCATCTGGAATCAGAGCTTTCACTTCCGAATCCACAGCCAGATTAAG AACATCATGGAACTGAAAGTCTTTGACCAGGACCTGTTGACCAAAGACGACCCCGTGTTATCAGTGCTGTTTGATGCAGGGACCCTGCGGGCTGGGGAGTTCCGGCGCGAGAGTTTCTCGTTGAGCCCTCAG ggtAAGGAGCGGCTAGAAGTTGAATTTCGGCTGCAGAGTCT GACAGGCTGTGCCGAGCAGCTCATCAGCAATGGCATCCTGGTG GCCCGGGAACTCTCCTGCTTGCACGTTCAACTGGAGGAGACAGAGGACCACAAGG AGTCAGAGCGCAGAGTTCAGCTTGTGGTTCCTGGATCCTATGAGGGTCTGCAGGAGGCCTCTGTGGGCACCAGAACTTTCTGCTTCCATTGCCCATCCTGCTGGGAGCAAGAGCTGGGTCTTCATCTGCAG gATGCCCCCCAGGAGCAACTGAAGGTGCCACTGAGGGCCCTGCCCTCTGGCCAACTGATGAGGCTTGTCTTCCCTATGTCCCAG GAGCCCCTGATGAGAGTGAAGCTGAAAAAAGAAGG ACTAAGGGAGCTAGCCGTGCGGCTGGGCTGTGGGACCTGTGCGGAAGAGCAGGCCTTCTTGAGCAAGAGGAAGCAGGTGGTGGCCGCAGCCCTGAAGCAAGCCCTGCAGCTGGATGGAGACCTGCATGAGGATGAG ATCCCAGTGGTAGCGGTTATGGCCACTGGTGGTGGGATACGGGCAATGACTTCCTTGTATGGTCAGCTGGCTGGCCTGAGGGAGTTGGGCCTCTTGGATTGCATCTCCTACATCACAGGGGCCTCAGGTTCTACCTG GGCCTTGGCCAACCTCTATGAGGATCCAGAGTGGTCTCAGAAGGATCTAGCAGGACCCACGGAGTTGCTGAAGATGGAGGTGACCAAGAGCAAGCTGGGTGTGCTGGCCCCCAGCCAGCTGCAGCGGTACCGGCAGGAGCTGGCTGAGCGTGCCCGCCTGGGCTACCCGACCTGCTTCACCAATCTGTGGGCCCTCATCAATGAGGCACTGCTGCATGATGAG CCCCATGACCACAAGCTCTCAGATCAGCGGGAGGCCCTGAGTCGTGGCCAGAACCCTCTGCCCATCTACTCTGCCCTCAACACCAAGGGGCAGAGCCTGACCACCTTTGAATTTGCAG AGTGGTGCGAGTTCTCCCCCTATGAGGTCGGCTTCCCCAAGTATGGGGCCTTTGTTCCCTCTGAGCTCTTTGGCTCTGAGTTCTTCATGGGACGGCTGATGAAGAGGCTTCCTGAGTCCCGCATCTGCTTCTTGGAAG GTATCTGGAGCAACCTGTATGCAGCCAACCTCCAGGACAGCTTATACTGGGCCTCAGAGCCTAGCCAATTCTGGGACCGCTGGGCCCAGAATCAGGCCAGCCTGG AAGAGCCACCTGCAACAGCCGACAAGATAGCTGAGCTTTTCACTGACCTTCTGACGAGGCGCCCACTTGCCCAGGCCACACACAATTTCCTGCGTGGCCTACATTTCCACAAAGACTATTTCCAGCATCCTCATTTCTCCATCTGGAAAG CCACCACATTGGATGGGCTCCCCAACCAGCTGACCCCTATGGAGCCCCACCTTTGCCTGCTGGATGTTGGCTACCTCATCAACACCAGCTGCATGCCCCTCCTGCAGCCCACCCGGGATGTGGACCTCATCTTGTCGCTGGACTACAACCTCCATGGAGCCTTTCag cagctgcagctcCTCAGTCGGTTCTGCCAGGAGCAGGGGATCCCATTCCCGCCCATCTTGCCCAGCCCAGAAGAGCAATGCCAGCCTCGGGAGTGCCACGCCTTCTCTGACCCTGCCCGCCCTGAAGCCCCTGTGGTGCTGCACTTCCCTCTGGTCAATGACTCCTTCCGGGAGCACTCGGCCCCTG GGGTCCGGCGGACACCTGAGGAGGTGGCGGCTGGGGAGGTGAACCTGTCTTCATCTGACTCCCCCTACCACTACACGAAGGTGACCTACAGCCAAGAGGCTGTGGACAAGTTGCTGTGCCTGACACATTACAATATCTGCAACAGCCGGGAGCAGCTGCTGGAGGCCCTGCGCCTGGCTGTGCGGCGGAGGCGGCAGCGCAGGCCTGAGTGA
- the PLA2G4B gene encoding cytosolic phospholipase A2 beta isoform X3, producing MTSSTVISSCLTPSLKLQALIDRALLNTAQDDSRRGRSSPSQRAKVPGTCLLTVCVRQAHGLPSKDLVTPSDCYVTLWLPTASSHKIQTCTVKNSRSPIWNQSFHFRIHSQIKNIMELKVFDQDLLTKDDPVLSVLFDAGTLRAGEFRRESFSLSPQGKERLEVEFRLQSLTGCAEQLISNGILVARELSCLHVQLEETEDHKESERRVQLVVPGSYEGLQEASVGTRTFCFHCPSCWEQELGLHLQDAPQEQLKVPLRALPSGQLMRLVFPMSQEPLMRVKLKKEGLRELAVRLGCGTCAEEQAFLSKRKQVVAAALKQALQLDGDLHEDEIPVVAVMATGGGIRAMTSLYGQLAGLRELGLLDCISYITGASGSTWALANLYEDPEWSQKDLAGPTELLKMEVTKSKLGVLAPSQLQRYRQELAERARLGYPTCFTNLWALINEALLHDEPHDHKLSDQREALSRGQNPLPIYSALNTKGQSLTTFEFAEWCEFSPYEVGFPKYGAFVPSELFGSEFFMGRLMKRLPESRICFLEGIWSNLYAANLQDSLYWASEPSQFWDRWAQNQASLDKEQVPLLKVEEPPATADKIAELFTDLLTRRPLAQATHNFLRGLHFHKDYFQHPHFSIWKATTLDGLPNQLTPMEPHLCLLDVGYLINTSCMPLLQPTRDVDLILSLDYNLHGAFQQLQLLSRFCQEQGIPFPPILPSPEEQCQPRECHAFSDPARPEAPVVLHFPLVNDSFREHSAPGVRRTPEEVAAGEVNLSSSDSPYHYTKVTYSQEAVDKLLCLTHYNICNSREQLLEALRLAVRRRRQRRPE from the exons ATGACCTCAAGTACAGTTATTTCCAGCTGCTTGACTCCCTCACTAAAGCTTCAGGCCTTGATTGACAGAGCACTGTTGAACACTGCCCAGGATGACTCGAGGAGGGGGAGATCAAGCCCCTCCCAGCGG GCAAAGGTGCCTGGGACCTGTCTGCTCACCGTGTGTGTCCGGCAGGCCCATGGCCTGCCCTCCAAGGACCTAG TGACCCCCTCTGACTGCTATGTGACTCTGTGGCTGCCCACGGCCTCCAGCCACAAGATTCAGACATGCACAGTCAAGAACAGCAGAAGCCCCATCTGGAATCAGAGCTTTCACTTCCGAATCCACAGCCAGATTAAG AACATCATGGAACTGAAAGTCTTTGACCAGGACCTGTTGACCAAAGACGACCCCGTGTTATCAGTGCTGTTTGATGCAGGGACCCTGCGGGCTGGGGAGTTCCGGCGCGAGAGTTTCTCGTTGAGCCCTCAG ggtAAGGAGCGGCTAGAAGTTGAATTTCGGCTGCAGAGTCT GACAGGCTGTGCCGAGCAGCTCATCAGCAATGGCATCCTGGTG GCCCGGGAACTCTCCTGCTTGCACGTTCAACTGGAGGAGACAGAGGACCACAAGG AGTCAGAGCGCAGAGTTCAGCTTGTGGTTCCTGGATCCTATGAGGGTCTGCAGGAGGCCTCTGTGGGCACCAGAACTTTCTGCTTCCATTGCCCATCCTGCTGGGAGCAAGAGCTGGGTCTTCATCTGCAG gATGCCCCCCAGGAGCAACTGAAGGTGCCACTGAGGGCCCTGCCCTCTGGCCAACTGATGAGGCTTGTCTTCCCTATGTCCCAG GAGCCCCTGATGAGAGTGAAGCTGAAAAAAGAAGG ACTAAGGGAGCTAGCCGTGCGGCTGGGCTGTGGGACCTGTGCGGAAGAGCAGGCCTTCTTGAGCAAGAGGAAGCAGGTGGTGGCCGCAGCCCTGAAGCAAGCCCTGCAGCTGGATGGAGACCTGCATGAGGATGAG ATCCCAGTGGTAGCGGTTATGGCCACTGGTGGTGGGATACGGGCAATGACTTCCTTGTATGGTCAGCTGGCTGGCCTGAGGGAGTTGGGCCTCTTGGATTGCATCTCCTACATCACAGGGGCCTCAGGTTCTACCTG GGCCTTGGCCAACCTCTATGAGGATCCAGAGTGGTCTCAGAAGGATCTAGCAGGACCCACGGAGTTGCTGAAGATGGAGGTGACCAAGAGCAAGCTGGGTGTGCTGGCCCCCAGCCAGCTGCAGCGGTACCGGCAGGAGCTGGCTGAGCGTGCCCGCCTGGGCTACCCGACCTGCTTCACCAATCTGTGGGCCCTCATCAATGAGGCACTGCTGCATGATGAG CCCCATGACCACAAGCTCTCAGATCAGCGGGAGGCCCTGAGTCGTGGCCAGAACCCTCTGCCCATCTACTCTGCCCTCAACACCAAGGGGCAGAGCCTGACCACCTTTGAATTTGCAG AGTGGTGCGAGTTCTCCCCCTATGAGGTCGGCTTCCCCAAGTATGGGGCCTTTGTTCCCTCTGAGCTCTTTGGCTCTGAGTTCTTCATGGGACGGCTGATGAAGAGGCTTCCTGAGTCCCGCATCTGCTTCTTGGAAG GTATCTGGAGCAACCTGTATGCAGCCAACCTCCAGGACAGCTTATACTGGGCCTCAGAGCCTAGCCAATTCTGGGACCGCTGGGCCCAGAATCAGGCCAGCCTGG ACAAGGAACAAGTCCCTCTTCTGAAGGTAGAAGAGCCACCTGCAACAGCCGACAAGATAGCTGAGCTTTTCACTGACCTTCTGACGAGGCGCCCACTTGCCCAGGCCACACACAATTTCCTGCGTGGCCTACATTTCCACAAAGACTATTTCCAGCATCCTCATTTCTCCATCTGGAAAG CCACCACATTGGATGGGCTCCCCAACCAGCTGACCCCTATGGAGCCCCACCTTTGCCTGCTGGATGTTGGCTACCTCATCAACACCAGCTGCATGCCCCTCCTGCAGCCCACCCGGGATGTGGACCTCATCTTGTCGCTGGACTACAACCTCCATGGAGCCTTTCag cagctgcagctcCTCAGTCGGTTCTGCCAGGAGCAGGGGATCCCATTCCCGCCCATCTTGCCCAGCCCAGAAGAGCAATGCCAGCCTCGGGAGTGCCACGCCTTCTCTGACCCTGCCCGCCCTGAAGCCCCTGTGGTGCTGCACTTCCCTCTGGTCAATGACTCCTTCCGGGAGCACTCGGCCCCTG GGGTCCGGCGGACACCTGAGGAGGTGGCGGCTGGGGAGGTGAACCTGTCTTCATCTGACTCCCCCTACCACTACACGAAGGTGACCTACAGCCAAGAGGCTGTGGACAAGTTGCTGTGCCTGACACATTACAATATCTGCAACAGCCGGGAGCAGCTGCTGGAGGCCCTGCGCCTGGCTGTGCGGCGGAGGCGGCAGCGCAGGCCTGAGTGA